The following proteins come from a genomic window of Mariniflexile sp. TRM1-10:
- a CDS encoding glycosyltransferase family 2 protein, giving the protein MKLITVFTPTYNRAYCLNQVYQSLISQSNQDFIWLIIDDGSTDNTKELVNSWILENKIEIQYHYQENQGMHGGHNAAYRLIETKLNVCIDSDDYMPIDAVEKILLHWENIKNKAEYAGLVGLDIDKDENIIGTKIPQHIKSTTLYELYNKYGVKGDKKLVYRTEVVKKYPPYPIFKNERFVPLGYLYQLIDQDYKLYPVNEAFCIVEYMQDGSSMNILKQYRRHPQGFAFSRKSRMQLAKNFKDQFKNAIHYVSSALFTKNSKFISESPKKLTTILAIPFGVVLNLYIRYKTKNDF; this is encoded by the coding sequence ATGAAGTTAATTACCGTATTCACGCCTACTTATAATAGAGCGTACTGTTTAAATCAAGTATATCAAAGCTTGATATCTCAATCAAATCAAGATTTTATTTGGTTAATTATCGATGATGGTTCAACAGATAATACGAAAGAATTGGTCAACTCATGGATATTGGAAAACAAGATTGAAATTCAATATCACTATCAGGAAAATCAAGGGATGCATGGGGGTCATAATGCAGCATACCGTTTAATTGAAACCAAATTAAATGTATGTATTGATTCGGATGATTATATGCCTATTGATGCCGTTGAAAAAATACTGTTACATTGGGAAAATATTAAAAATAAAGCTGAATATGCTGGTTTAGTGGGCTTAGATATTGATAAAGATGAAAACATAATTGGCACAAAAATACCTCAGCATATTAAATCAACGACGCTTTATGAATTGTATAATAAATATGGTGTTAAAGGGGATAAAAAATTAGTATATCGTACTGAAGTTGTAAAAAAGTACCCACCATACCCTATTTTTAAAAATGAAAGATTTGTACCCCTTGGATATTTATATCAACTGATAGATCAAGACTATAAGTTATATCCTGTAAATGAGGCATTTTGTATTGTTGAATATATGCAAGATGGGTCTAGTATGAACATACTAAAACAATACCGAAGACACCCTCAAGGTTTTGCCTTTTCTAGAAAAAGCAGAATGCAATTAGCTAAAAATTTTAAAGACCAATTTAAAAATGCCATTCATTATGTATCCAGTGCACTATTTACAAAAAACAGTAAGTTTATTTCAGAATCACCAAAAAAACTTACGACAATTCTGGCGATTCCTTTTGGAGTGGTATTAAACCTGTACATTCGATACAAAACTAAAAATGATTTTTAA
- a CDS encoding EpsG family protein, with amino-acid sequence MESSIIPIQYYYDLYINLCLFGVLFTLLHTYVLKMDDKKNILFINTLGLILLVFIIFFIGQRPITSKYGFGDTINYFHAFNLYSLGEPIADANDWGWHVFMKSLSTLVSAHTFFTICSFLYVFPLYKISKNLFKEFWYYAFVMFIVSFSFWTYGVNGVRNGIAASIFLWGLCFREKKIIMSLFFLWAILFHKTLLLPIAAYLLTYFYNNPKVYLKAWLLCIPLSLVMGSLWIALFTSLGFGDDRLADYLTPEDANVGNSFRWDFLFHSAFAVVAGWYFIYKKKFEDKFYFQLLNTYLICNGFWILVIRADFSNRFAYLSWFMMALVIIYPFLKQNFFKNQHLLIGKIILVYFAFTYFMSYIYYGFIK; translated from the coding sequence ATGGAAAGCAGCATAATTCCTATACAATACTATTACGATTTATACATCAATTTATGCTTGTTTGGTGTATTATTCACCTTGCTGCATACCTATGTTTTAAAAATGGATGATAAAAAAAATATTCTATTTATAAATACTTTAGGATTGATACTTTTAGTGTTTATTATATTTTTTATTGGACAAAGACCTATAACATCCAAATATGGTTTTGGAGATACAATTAATTATTTCCATGCATTTAACTTATATAGCTTGGGAGAACCTATTGCCGATGCTAACGATTGGGGTTGGCATGTTTTCATGAAAAGTTTGTCCACTTTAGTATCAGCTCATACATTTTTCACAATTTGTTCTTTTTTATATGTATTTCCATTATATAAAATATCAAAAAACTTATTTAAGGAATTTTGGTATTATGCATTTGTCATGTTTATAGTTTCATTTTCATTTTGGACCTATGGAGTTAATGGTGTAAGAAATGGGATTGCGGCGTCCATTTTTCTTTGGGGATTATGTTTTCGTGAAAAGAAAATAATCATGAGCTTATTTTTTTTATGGGCTATTTTATTTCATAAAACATTACTGCTCCCTATTGCTGCCTATCTTTTAACCTATTTTTATAACAATCCAAAAGTTTATCTGAAGGCTTGGTTATTATGCATTCCCTTATCATTAGTAATGGGTAGTTTATGGATAGCTTTATTCACAAGCTTAGGATTCGGAGATGACAGATTAGCTGATTATCTAACACCTGAGGATGCTAACGTCGGTAATAGTTTCAGGTGGGATTTTTTATTTCATAGTGCGTTTGCCGTGGTTGCAGGTTGGTACTTTATTTATAAAAAGAAATTTGAAGATAAATTCTACTTTCAACTTTTAAACACTTATTTAATTTGTAATGGATTTTGGATTCTAGTGATTAGGGCTGATTTTTCAAATCGGTTTGCCTATTTGTCTTGGTTTATGATGGCTTTAGTGATTATTTATCCATTCCTTAAACAAAATTTCTTTAAAAATCAGCATCTATTGATAGGCAAAATAATTCTGGTTTATTTTGCTTTTACATATTTTATGTCTTATATCTATTATGGGTTTATTAAATGA
- a CDS encoding serine O-acetyltransferase codes for MRTLLFTLYKVVLLPHLLLYLTSKNKGVIDQDLRRWAEAKSIHKNKGELLLHFLAHSKDFRTIFYFRIQNSLIYILNIYCRKERNFTIDITTKLAGGILTGHPYCTILNAESIGENFYVNHLVTVGEVNGKRPTIGNNVSIYTGAIVIGGIKIGNNAEIGAGAVVVKDVPENAIVVGNPAKVIKIKTV; via the coding sequence ATGAGAACGCTCCTTTTTACTTTATATAAAGTAGTATTACTTCCACACCTTTTACTCTATTTAACAAGTAAAAACAAGGGGGTTATAGACCAAGACTTACGACGTTGGGCAGAAGCAAAAAGCATCCATAAAAATAAAGGGGAGCTCCTACTCCATTTTTTGGCACATTCAAAAGATTTTAGAACCATTTTTTATTTCAGAATACAAAATTCTTTAATTTACATTTTAAATATATATTGTAGAAAAGAACGGAATTTTACCATAGATATAACTACAAAGCTTGCAGGTGGCATCCTGACAGGCCATCCTTATTGTACCATTTTAAATGCGGAGTCTATTGGCGAAAACTTTTATGTTAATCATCTGGTAACAGTAGGCGAAGTCAATGGAAAAAGGCCTACTATTGGCAACAACGTATCTATTTATACAGGTGCTATTGTTATTGGAGGTATTAAAATAGGAAATAATGCAGAGATAGGTGCTGGAGCTGTAGTGGTTAAAGATGTACCTGAAAACGCTATAGTGGTTGGAAATCCTGCTAAAGTGATAAAAATAAAAACAGTTTAA
- a CDS encoding glycosyltransferase family 4 protein, whose protein sequence is MKIVFIIDQVYLHGGIERVLSIKANDLAAIKENTVYIVTSEQKDMEPCYSFNSNIVFKDLKINYNRLISYFHPKNLLKIPRHIFKLRSALNEINPDVVVVCSHSVDTYFIPFINKNIPKIKEFHFSKSIEDVHRQKSSKSMKKYFLMFADFVESKYDRLIVLNPDEATYYKTDNVVTIPNPLTFYPDTVSKLDTLVAIAAGRIAPVKQFEVLIDIWEQVHTKNKEWQLHIYGTGDTHYLEKLQKRIHDKNLNNHVFLKGPTNNIQSKMLSSSLFVMTSANECFPLVLLEAQACGLPIISFDCPNGPRNIISNDTGKLIDPMDINGFSEALLEIMANPNKRKAWGKQARIHAANYSVKDIMHQWMAMFNKLTEIKK, encoded by the coding sequence ATGAAGATTGTTTTTATAATAGACCAAGTATATTTACATGGGGGCATAGAACGAGTACTTTCCATTAAGGCAAATGACCTTGCGGCTATAAAAGAAAACACCGTGTATATAGTGACTTCAGAACAAAAGGACATGGAGCCTTGCTACAGCTTTAATTCCAACATTGTTTTTAAAGATTTAAAGATTAATTATAATAGGCTCATATCGTATTTTCATCCAAAAAATCTATTAAAAATCCCTAGGCACATTTTTAAATTACGCAGCGCTTTAAATGAAATTAACCCAGATGTAGTGGTGGTTTGTAGCCACAGTGTCGATACTTATTTTATACCCTTTATAAACAAAAACATCCCCAAAATAAAAGAGTTTCATTTTTCAAAATCCATTGAAGACGTACACAGACAAAAATCCAGCAAATCAATGAAAAAGTATTTTTTAATGTTTGCCGATTTTGTAGAGTCAAAATACGATAGATTAATCGTATTGAATCCCGACGAAGCGACCTATTATAAAACGGATAATGTGGTCACCATACCAAATCCCTTAACATTTTACCCCGATACGGTTTCTAAATTAGATACCCTCGTTGCCATTGCAGCTGGAAGAATAGCCCCTGTTAAACAATTTGAGGTATTAATTGATATTTGGGAACAGGTCCATACAAAGAATAAAGAATGGCAATTACACATCTACGGTACGGGTGACACCCATTATTTAGAGAAGTTACAAAAACGAATACATGATAAAAATCTAAACAATCATGTCTTTTTAAAAGGCCCTACTAACAATATACAGAGTAAAATGCTAAGTTCATCGCTTTTTGTAATGACATCTGCCAACGAATGCTTTCCTTTGGTATTATTAGAAGCGCAAGCATGTGGCTTACCTATTATTTCTTTTGATTGTCCTAATGGTCCTAGAAACATCATTAGTAATGATACTGGTAAATTGATTGACCCCATGGATATAAATGGGTTTTCGGAAGCTTTACTGGAAATCATGGCAAACCCTAATAAAAGAAAAGCATGGGGCAAACAAGCAAGAATACATGCTGCAAATTACAGCGTTAAGGATATAATGCACCAATGGATGGCTATGTTTAATAAATTAACCGAAATTAAAAAATGA
- a CDS encoding glycosyltransferase family 4 protein yields MVKSVKLLYITNQICGPGGLERVLSIKASYLADKYDYKIHILTLNQGEKEVFYTFSKHIVYHDISVKGNPIQYLRTYRKGIKKVIKEVAPDIVLVCDDGLKGLFLPLLIKKPCPMVYERHVSKNISIKNKKTVINKIKKQVLFKIMDFGGQFYDKFIVLTKGNTKEWYLKNMEVIPNPLSFYPIEQSDLKNKRVLAVGKQSYQKGYDRLLKSWKLVHEKNPDWELDIYGTKDNSEKLEDLAKNLGISNTVHFYDPVKNIAEKYRDASIYVMSSRYEGFGMVLTEAMAYGVPCVSFDCPYGPSDIITNNIDGFLVPNGDTKALGEKLNALIENDTLRRDMGNKAKKNSARYLPEKIIKQWDGLFKQLMKDKLS; encoded by the coding sequence ATGGTTAAATCTGTTAAGTTACTATACATAACAAATCAAATATGTGGCCCTGGAGGTTTAGAGCGTGTATTGTCTATCAAGGCTTCTTATTTAGCCGATAAGTATGATTACAAAATACACATTCTTACATTAAATCAGGGTGAAAAAGAGGTGTTTTATACATTTAGCAAACACATTGTATATCATGATATTTCGGTAAAAGGAAACCCCATTCAGTATTTAAGAACATATAGAAAAGGTATAAAAAAAGTAATAAAAGAAGTGGCACCAGATATTGTTTTGGTTTGTGATGATGGCTTAAAGGGATTGTTTTTACCCTTACTTATTAAAAAGCCCTGCCCCATGGTTTATGAGCGCCATGTTTCCAAAAACATTTCAATTAAAAACAAAAAAACAGTCATAAACAAAATCAAAAAACAGGTCCTATTCAAAATAATGGATTTTGGAGGACAATTTTATGATAAATTTATTGTACTAACTAAGGGGAACACCAAAGAATGGTATTTAAAAAATATGGAAGTGATCCCCAATCCTTTATCTTTTTATCCTATAGAGCAAAGCGACTTAAAAAATAAAAGGGTGTTGGCAGTTGGTAAACAAAGCTACCAAAAAGGCTATGATCGCTTGTTAAAAAGCTGGAAACTGGTCCATGAAAAAAATCCCGATTGGGAATTGGATATTTATGGCACAAAAGACAACTCTGAAAAACTGGAAGACTTGGCTAAAAATTTAGGTATTTCCAATACGGTGCATTTTTATGACCCTGTAAAAAACATTGCTGAAAAATACCGAGACGCCTCTATTTACGTCATGTCATCACGCTATGAGGGTTTTGGGATGGTATTAACGGAAGCCATGGCTTATGGCGTGCCCTGTGTGTCCTTTGATTGCCCTTATGGTCCTAGTGATATTATAACGAATAACATCGATGGATTTTTGGTTCCTAACGGAGACACCAAGGCGTTGGGTGAAAAACTAAATGCTTTAATTGAAAATGATACTTTAAGACGTGACATGGGAAATAAAGCTAAAAAAAATAGCGCGCGCTACTTACCCGAGAAAATCATAAAACAATGGGATGGTCTTTTTAAACAATTAATGAAAGATAAGCTATCATGA
- a CDS encoding glucosamine inositolphosphorylceramide transferase family protein — MEFSDWVICEDKNYDYTSLKEYVKNGVLLLELSQDKLITEVLHKPLVTLSIAYNNLESEKWQKISGIALKNELGLKNNTYKILHNYSIYLVKFLKNATNFELEPVPNTKIFENLNISKFSIIIYYIKLVFKIFIRKIKKEQLNWKIGIKKDGKTTLLKQPKKSFWADPFIIKANNENFFVYFEELKSNNLGKISCVELNSNLEIVRKEDIINTDYHLSFPNIFFKEDNYYMIPESSQNNTLQLFECNQFPFKWDFKTNLMENIKLLDAVWIYHNDLYWIFANKIEDFEHDNNEKLYLYYSKNLFSNDWKPHIKNPIITDASLARNAGGFIIENGKLKRVSQNCMKGYGQNIVINEVKLLTKEDYYEEKTSEILPQKGFIGMHTLNKLKNMEVMDYLVKE, encoded by the coding sequence TTGGAATTTAGTGATTGGGTTATTTGTGAAGATAAAAATTATGACTATACTTCTTTAAAAGAATATGTCAAAAATGGGGTTTTACTTTTAGAACTAAGTCAGGATAAGCTTATCACTGAAGTATTACATAAACCCTTAGTAACATTAAGCATAGCATATAATAATTTAGAATCGGAGAAGTGGCAAAAAATTTCGGGAATAGCTCTAAAAAATGAATTAGGTTTAAAGAATAATACCTATAAAATATTGCATAACTATTCTATTTATTTAGTTAAATTTTTAAAAAATGCAACTAATTTTGAATTAGAACCGGTCCCAAATACTAAAATTTTTGAAAACCTAAATATTTCAAAATTTAGTATTATAATTTATTACATAAAATTGGTGTTTAAAATCTTCATTAGGAAGATAAAAAAAGAACAGTTAAATTGGAAAATAGGAATTAAAAAGGATGGTAAAACAACTCTTTTAAAGCAGCCTAAAAAATCATTTTGGGCAGATCCTTTTATAATTAAAGCAAATAACGAAAATTTCTTTGTTTATTTTGAAGAATTAAAAAGCAATAATTTAGGAAAAATATCTTGTGTTGAACTAAACTCTAATCTAGAGATTGTCAGAAAAGAAGATATTATTAATACTGACTACCATTTGTCTTTTCCAAACATTTTTTTTAAAGAAGATAATTATTATATGATTCCAGAAAGCAGTCAAAACAATACGTTACAGCTTTTTGAATGTAATCAATTTCCATTTAAATGGGATTTTAAAACGAACTTGATGGAAAACATAAAATTATTAGACGCAGTATGGATTTATCATAATGATTTATATTGGATTTTTGCTAATAAAATAGAAGACTTTGAACATGATAATAATGAGAAGCTATACCTCTATTACTCAAAAAATTTATTTTCAAATGATTGGAAACCACATATTAAAAACCCGATAATAACTGATGCTAGTTTAGCAAGGAATGCTGGAGGGTTTATTATAGAAAACGGAAAACTAAAAAGAGTGTCACAAAATTGTATGAAAGGATATGGACAAAATATAGTTATAAATGAAGTTAAATTGTTAACTAAGGAAGACTATTATGAAGAAAAAACAAGTGAAATTTTACCTCAGAAAGGTTTTATTGGAATGCATACTTTAAATAAGCTCAAAAATATGGAAGTTATGGACTATTTAGTTAAAGAATAA
- a CDS encoding polysaccharide pyruvyl transferase family protein → MKYGLLNYIENQKYFNVGDNIQSLAAKQFLPKVDKYVDRESLADYDEEPVKLIMNGWFIHNTQNWVPSEKIKPLFVSFHMNNTAAPAMLSEKGIAYLKKYAPIGCRDQFTADTLNSKGIEAYFTGCLTLTLDSYKVDDSERGDDIYIVDPLYSYPSNQRLFYSLRSTIKSVLNGKAFKLNKKNKHLKNFISEDLLKSAIYIDQEPLNTISDAEKFEMAESVLKKYAKAKLVITSRIHCALPCLAMGTPVIFINGFDKFVDSCRFDGILELFNRLDVNSETGEYTANFNLEGKINKNTMVKNLGLHHKLAEPLKEKCRKFVAE, encoded by the coding sequence ATGAAATACGGTTTACTTAACTACATAGAAAATCAAAAATATTTCAATGTTGGTGATAATATTCAAAGTTTAGCAGCTAAACAATTTTTACCTAAAGTTGATAAATATGTAGATCGAGAATCTTTAGCTGACTATGATGAAGAACCTGTTAAACTAATAATGAACGGTTGGTTTATACATAACACTCAAAATTGGGTGCCTTCAGAAAAAATCAAACCATTATTTGTTTCCTTCCACATGAATAATACAGCAGCACCAGCAATGCTAAGCGAAAAAGGAATTGCTTACCTAAAAAAGTATGCGCCAATAGGCTGTAGAGATCAATTCACAGCCGATACCCTAAATTCCAAAGGAATTGAAGCTTACTTTACAGGTTGTTTAACTTTAACGTTAGACTCTTATAAAGTTGATGATTCTGAAAGAGGAGACGATATTTATATTGTAGACCCTTTGTATAGCTATCCTAGTAATCAAAGACTTTTTTACAGTTTACGGTCAACTATAAAAAGTGTTTTAAACGGAAAAGCTTTTAAATTGAATAAAAAAAACAAACATCTTAAAAACTTTATTAGTGAAGATTTGTTGAAAAGTGCCATATATATAGATCAAGAACCTTTAAATACAATTTCTGATGCTGAAAAATTTGAGATGGCAGAAAGTGTATTAAAAAAATATGCAAAAGCTAAATTGGTAATTACCTCAAGAATTCATTGTGCTTTACCTTGTTTGGCTATGGGAACACCTGTTATTTTTATAAATGGTTTCGATAAATTTGTAGATTCATGCAGGTTTGATGGTATTTTAGAATTATTCAATCGCCTCGATGTTAATAGTGAGACAGGAGAATATACTGCTAATTTTAACTTAGAAGGTAAAATAAATAAAAATACTATGGTAAAAAATCTAGGTTTGCACCATAAACTGGCAGAACCTTTAAAAGAAAAATGCAGGAAATTTGTTGCAGAATAA
- a CDS encoding lipopolysaccharide biosynthesis protein: MSQIKKGALLNYTTIFLTNVVGLFITPFILNHIGKAEYGIYTAIGALVGTISVLDLGLNNTIVRFVAKYKAEKDRKGEENFLATTMLIYGAISLTVVLIGVLFYGHIDTYFTKMNAEELRIAKTIFILLICNLAIGLPGGSFTGICYGYEVFVFPKTVNIIRYILRTITVVAVLTLGGKAIALVVIDTVFNVLFLIVEIYFVFFHLKVRFKLHEFKLKYVKQIFGYSLWIFVFALVSMFQWKAGHWILGSIALPEVLTIYGIGIVLGTYYGSFSTAISSVFLPRATKMTVGNATGEELTSMMIKIGRISFIVLMYIFGAFLLFGNQFVYLWVGKELGVEGSHETWLIALLIMIAYTLPLVQGFGNSILEAKNKLSFKAILYLSFLFLGVVLGAFLAKTYGALGMITGTVTGWFIVQNVMNFYYHKVIGLNIIRFFKELFHKTILMVIIIISLGYLINLIPGAGWISFAVKAICYSVMYALLMYNFGLINFEKELFKSSIAPVLKKFKL; encoded by the coding sequence GTGAGTCAAATAAAAAAAGGAGCCTTATTAAATTACACCACTATATTTTTAACCAATGTAGTAGGGCTTTTTATCACACCATTTATTTTAAACCATATCGGCAAAGCCGAGTATGGAATTTATACCGCTATTGGGGCACTTGTTGGTACCATTTCGGTATTGGACTTAGGGCTTAACAATACCATCGTTCGGTTTGTAGCTAAATACAAAGCCGAGAAAGACAGAAAAGGCGAAGAAAACTTTTTGGCAACCACCATGCTTATTTATGGGGCCATTTCATTAACAGTGGTGCTTATTGGGGTTCTATTTTATGGCCATATAGATACCTACTTTACAAAAATGAATGCCGAGGAGCTCCGCATTGCCAAAACCATTTTTATACTCCTTATTTGCAATTTAGCCATTGGCTTACCGGGAGGCAGTTTTACAGGTATTTGCTATGGCTATGAAGTTTTTGTATTTCCCAAAACAGTTAATATCATCCGCTATATTTTACGAACCATAACGGTCGTGGCTGTATTAACATTAGGAGGAAAAGCCATTGCACTTGTAGTAATCGATACGGTATTTAATGTGCTTTTTTTAATAGTCGAAATATATTTTGTATTTTTTCATCTAAAGGTTCGATTCAAATTACATGAGTTTAAACTAAAATATGTAAAGCAAATTTTTGGCTATTCCCTTTGGATTTTTGTATTCGCACTGGTAAGCATGTTCCAATGGAAAGCAGGTCACTGGATTTTAGGAAGCATCGCTTTACCTGAAGTGCTTACCATATACGGTATTGGCATTGTACTGGGCACCTATTATGGGTCGTTTTCAACTGCCATATCCAGCGTGTTTTTACCCCGTGCCACCAAAATGACCGTGGGCAATGCCACTGGCGAAGAATTAACATCCATGATGATTAAAATTGGCCGCATATCATTTATAGTACTCATGTACATTTTTGGTGCATTTTTACTATTTGGAAATCAATTTGTCTATTTATGGGTTGGTAAGGAATTAGGTGTTGAAGGTAGCCACGAAACGTGGTTAATAGCCTTATTGATAATGATAGCCTATACCCTACCTTTGGTTCAAGGGTTCGGAAATTCAATTCTAGAAGCCAAAAATAAATTGTCATTTAAAGCTATTTTGTACCTGTCGTTTTTGTTTTTAGGGGTTGTTTTAGGGGCTTTTTTAGCAAAAACCTATGGAGCTCTAGGCATGATTACGGGTACGGTTACAGGTTGGTTTATCGTGCAAAATGTTATGAATTTTTATTACCATAAAGTAATAGGACTTAATATTATTCGATTTTTTAAAGAATTATTTCACAAAACCATACTCATGGTCATAATAATAATTAGTTTAGGCTATTTAATAAATTTAATACCTGGCGCTGGTTGGATTAGTTTCGCTGTTAAAGCTATATGTTATTCCGTCATGTATGCGCTTTTAATGTATAACTTTGGTCTTATCAATTTTGAAAAAGAATTGTTCAAAAGTTCAATAGCACCAGTTCTAAAAAAATTTAAATTATAA
- a CDS encoding nucleotide sugar dehydrogenase has translation MKTIKIAIIGLGYVGLPLARLFATKYNVVGFDINQKRIDQLQEGNDVTLEVEQDILKAVIKNTNNNENGLFCSTDINAIKDCNYYVVTVPTPIDKNNRPDLTPLYKSSETVGKVLKQGDIVIYESTVFPGATEDECVPILEKVSGLTFNVDFFAGYSPERINPGDKLHTVDKILKVTAGSTPEIGKKVDTLYASVITAGTHLAPTIKVAEAAKVIENSQRDINIAFVNELAKIFNLMDIDTHAVLEAAGTKWNFLPFKPGLVGGHCIGVDPYYLAQKAQEVGYHSEIILAGRRVNDGMGQYVAGQVIKLMLQNDIRIKGANILVLGITFKENCPDVRNTKVVDVIHELKSYSTNLTIYDPWANPEEVMHEYNLETKTQLPNTQYDAIILTVAHQEFLSINLKDLLTPNGILYDVKGVLTEAVSGRL, from the coding sequence ATGAAAACTATCAAAATCGCAATCATAGGCTTAGGCTACGTGGGCTTACCACTTGCAAGACTCTTTGCCACAAAATACAATGTAGTAGGTTTCGACATCAATCAAAAAAGAATTGACCAACTACAAGAAGGCAACGACGTCACCCTAGAAGTAGAACAAGATATCCTTAAAGCAGTTATAAAAAACACAAACAATAACGAAAACGGTCTATTTTGTTCAACAGATATAAACGCTATTAAAGACTGCAACTACTATGTGGTAACAGTGCCCACCCCCATTGATAAAAACAACCGCCCCGATTTAACACCCCTATACAAATCCAGCGAAACCGTGGGCAAAGTCCTTAAACAAGGTGATATTGTAATTTATGAATCCACTGTATTCCCTGGGGCTACAGAAGATGAATGCGTGCCAATACTGGAAAAAGTAAGCGGTTTAACATTTAACGTCGATTTTTTTGCAGGCTATTCCCCCGAGCGTATCAATCCGGGCGATAAACTACATACCGTCGATAAAATATTAAAAGTCACGGCGGGTTCCACCCCGGAAATTGGTAAAAAAGTAGACACCCTATACGCTTCCGTTATTACGGCAGGCACCCACTTAGCCCCTACTATCAAGGTGGCAGAAGCAGCAAAAGTCATTGAAAATTCACAGCGTGATATAAACATCGCCTTTGTAAACGAATTGGCAAAAATTTTCAATCTCATGGATATCGATACCCATGCCGTATTGGAAGCCGCAGGCACCAAATGGAACTTTTTACCATTCAAACCAGGTTTGGTAGGCGGACATTGCATTGGGGTCGATCCTTATTATTTAGCACAAAAAGCCCAGGAAGTGGGATACCACTCAGAGATTATTTTGGCAGGGCGACGCGTTAATGATGGTATGGGACAATATGTAGCCGGGCAAGTTATAAAACTCATGCTACAAAACGATATCCGCATCAAAGGCGCCAACATATTGGTGTTGGGCATCACCTTTAAGGAAAACTGCCCCGACGTGCGAAACACCAAAGTTGTCGATGTCATTCACGAACTTAAGAGTTATAGCACCAACCTAACCATTTATGACCCTTGGGCAAACCCCGAAGAAGTCATGCATGAATACAACCTTGAAACCAAAACCCAGTTACCCAATACCCAATACGATGCCATCATCCTAACCGTAGCACATCAAGAATTTTTAAGCATCAACCTTAAAGACCTCTTGACCCCCAACGGCATCCTATACGATGTGAAAGGGGTTTTAACCGAAGCGGTAAGCGGAAGGCTTTAA